The following are encoded together in the Acinetobacter radioresistens DSM 6976 = NBRC 102413 = CIP 103788 genome:
- the ahcY gene encoding adenosylhomocysteinase has protein sequence MNAVTASFTDYKVADISLADYGRKEIKLAEAEMPALMGLRKRYSAAKPLAGAKILGCIHMTIQTAVLIETLVELGAEVRWTSCNIFSTQDHAAAAIAASGIPVFAWKGETEEEYMWCLEQQINVNGKPWDANMILDDGGDLTAVVHEKYPELIAKIHGITEETTTGVARLLEMWKDGSLKVPAINVNDSVTKSKNDNKYGCRHSLNDAIKRATDMLLSGRRALVIGYGDVGKGSAQSLRQEGMIVRVTEVDPICAMQACMDGYEVVSPYKNGVQTGNKEDINVDLLKNTDLIVTTTGNYHVCDAAMLDTLKAGAVVCNIGHFDTEIDTAYLRGYKWVEVKPQVHQVYRSENENDYLILLSEGRLVNLGNATGHPSRVMDGSFANQVLGQMHLFAEKFADLPEDQKQAKIRVELLPKKLDEEVAAAMVVGFGGVLTQLTTEQAAYLGVPVEGPFKSDAYKY, from the coding sequence ATGAACGCGGTTACTGCTTCATTTACAGATTATAAAGTTGCCGATATTTCACTTGCTGATTACGGCCGTAAAGAAATTAAACTTGCTGAAGCTGAAATGCCTGCCCTAATGGGTCTGCGTAAGCGTTATTCAGCAGCAAAACCACTGGCAGGCGCGAAAATTCTCGGCTGTATCCATATGACTATTCAAACTGCAGTTTTAATTGAAACACTGGTTGAATTGGGCGCAGAAGTTCGCTGGACTTCATGTAACATCTTCTCGACTCAAGACCACGCTGCTGCTGCAATTGCTGCATCTGGTATTCCTGTTTTTGCCTGGAAAGGCGAAACTGAAGAAGAATACATGTGGTGTCTTGAACAGCAAATCAATGTAAACGGCAAACCTTGGGATGCCAACATGATTCTGGATGACGGCGGTGACCTAACGGCTGTTGTACATGAAAAGTATCCTGAACTGATTGCAAAAATTCATGGTATTACTGAAGAGACTACTACGGGTGTTGCACGTCTACTCGAAATGTGGAAAGACGGTTCACTGAAAGTTCCTGCCATCAATGTCAATGACTCCGTAACCAAGTCTAAAAATGATAACAAGTATGGCTGTCGTCACTCACTTAACGATGCCATCAAACGTGCAACAGACATGCTGCTTTCTGGCCGCCGTGCACTTGTTATCGGTTATGGAGATGTAGGTAAAGGTTCTGCACAATCACTTCGTCAAGAAGGCATGATTGTACGCGTAACTGAAGTTGACCCAATCTGTGCAATGCAGGCCTGCATGGATGGTTACGAAGTAGTATCTCCATATAAAAATGGTGTTCAGACCGGTAATAAAGAAGATATTAATGTAGATCTTCTCAAAAATACTGATCTGATTGTTACTACAACCGGTAACTATCACGTATGTGATGCTGCGATGCTGGATACACTAAAAGCAGGTGCAGTGGTTTGCAACATCGGGCACTTCGACACTGAAATCGATACAGCTTACCTGCGTGGATATAAATGGGTTGAAGTTAAACCTCAGGTACATCAGGTATATCGTTCAGAAAATGAAAACGATTATCTGATTCTTCTTTCTGAAGGTCGTTTAGTGAACCTGGGTAATGCTACAGGCCATCCATCTCGTGTGATGGATGGCTCTTTTGCCAACCAGGTTTTAGGCCAGATGCACCTGTTTGCCGAGAAATTTGCTGATCTTCCAGAAGATCAAAAACAAGCAAAAATCCGTGTAGAACTGCTACCGAAGAAACTGGATGAAGAAGTTGCTGCCGCAATGGTTGTAGGTTTTGGTGGAGTACTGACACAACTGACCACTGAGCAGGCAGCTTACCTTGGTGTACCGGTAGAAGGTCCGTTCAAGTCTGACGCTTATAAATATTAA